The genomic stretch CGCCCTCGTTGGCCGGGACGTGGCAGGTGTCCGTTCCGGAGCCCCCGTCGGCGGTGTCGATGGCGCCGTCGGGCTGCGGAACCCCGAACAGATCGTTGGTGGCCAACGTATCGTTGTCCGGTCCGCCCCGGAGCACATCGGCGCCCTTGTTGCCGACGAGGACGTCGTTGCCGAGGTTGCCTTGCAAGCGATTGGGGCCGTCGTTGCCGACGAGCACGTCAGGTCCGCGGCCGCCGAACAGATCCTCGACGGAGTCGAGGATGTTGTCCTTCTCGACGGGCGGCCCAAACGTGGCGATGCCGTCGTTGTCCGTGTTGTCGATCGACGCCACCAACCGGACGTAGTTGTCGTGGGCGTTGTCGAGGTAGACGACCGCGTCGTGCGCGCCGGGGCCGCCGTCGAACACGTCCGCACCGGCCCCGCCCCGAAGGGTGTCGTCGCCGGCTCCACCGATGAGCCGGTCGTTGCCGGGACCCGCGCGCAGGTCGTCGGCACCGTCGCCGCCGTCGAGCACATCGCTCAGGCCATCGTTCGGTCCGAAGTCGGTGGACAAGGTGTCGTCGCCGCCATGGCCCCGGAGGGTGTCCCGGCCGTTGCCGTCGCTCAGGTTGTCGCCGAGGAAGCCACCGTTGAGGGTGTCGTTGCCCGGCCCGCCCGTGGCCCGCATGGGGGCCGCGCTGGAGTTGTTGACGACGTCGTCGCCTCCGCCGGCGTCGACCCGGAACGGCTTGAACACCTGGCCGTTGGGGGTCCGTGGCGCGAGACACGACACCGCGAACAGCCCTCCGCCGACGGTGGTGGGCGTGCAGCCGGGTCCGGCGGTGATGGGGGACGTGTCGCTCACCAGGAAGCGGTCGCCGGGGATGGTGACCACCGTGATCCGGTTGGCTCCGGCGCCGCCCGTGTAGCGCAGCCCCTGGGCCGCGTCCGAGGTGGTCGTTCCGTTCGGCGCGGCGGCCGCGGCGGCCGGTCCGGTCTGCGCGGCGGCGGGGAGGGAGCCGCCGAGGAGGGCAGAGGAGACGACGAACGTCGTCACGATCCGCCGGGGGGTGATGGGTCGCATTGTTGGAGCTCCTCTGGGCTCGTTCGAATGAGAGGTGAGTGATTGCGGAGCCACCGCGACCACTCACCTTCGATTGAGCGACGGCTGACCCTTTGTGACGGAGCTGACGCCCGGCGAGTGCGGCCGCCATCGAGTTCGTTGATCGCGTCGGCGACGTTGGGGGTGACGCCGCCCGCCTGGAGGAACGCCTTGAGGTCGTCCTCGTAGCATCGCGGAGCGGATGATGCGGCTCTCCAGCGAGCCGCCCAAGACGCTCCTCGAGGCCGCCCAGCTCCTCTTCACGGTGCACTCGAGCCTGCACCTCATTGGCGAGCCCACGGCCATCGGCCGGCTCGATCAGCTGCTCTTCCCCTTCTACGAAAGGGACGTGGCCAACGGGCTGCTCGATGACGAGGCGCAGGAGATCATCGACTGCTTCTGGATCAAGATCGGCGAGAAGGTGCAGCTCAACCGCCAGTTCGTCGAGGATCACCAGCCCTACGGCAACCTCGCGATGGGCGGCATGAGCGGCAACTACCCGCAGGGCGCCGCCAACAACCAGTGGATCCAACAGGTGACCGTGGGCGGCACCGTGGCGGATGAGACGCCGGGAGAGGGGAAGCCCGCGTACAACCGGGTGACGCTGTTGTGCCTGCGCGCGGCCCGGCGGTTGCCGCTCAACGCCCCCTGCCTGTCCCTGCGCGTGCGCAAGGACATCCCTCCGGAGTACCTGCACGAGGCCTCGCTCGCGCTGCTGAGCGGCGGCGCGCACCCCATCCTGCTCAGCGACGAGAAGTTCATCCCCGGGCTGCTCCACAGCGGAGACAACGTGGGCAACGGTACCGGGGAGACGGCTTTCACACCGGTGGTGGACAAGGCAGCGGGGGCGTGGCGCAGCGAGGTGGCGCTCCAGGCCGCACGCGACTACGCCTGCGACGGCTGCTACGAGCCGCAGCTCGTTGGCCAGAACTGGTTCACCCTGGGCGGGATGAGCGTCCTCCAACCGCTCGAGGCCGCGCTCAACGAGGGCAAGAGCTGGACCACCGCCGGACCCATGTACTTCCGAGGCCAGCGCGTGTCGTTCACCTCACCACCCCCCAAGGAGATCCGCTCGTTCGAGCAGCTCCTGGCGCTCTTCTTCCAGCACCTGAGCTGGATGTACGCGAAGCAGGTGGACGGGCTGCTCGGCGTCTTCGGCACGATGAGCGCCGTCTGCCCGTCGCCGCTGCTGTCCGTGTTCATCGACGACTGCCTGGACAAGGGGGTGGATCTCTACGAGGGCGGGGCGCGCTACAACATCGTGGCCCCCTGCTTCACTGGCTGCTCCACGGTGATCAACTCGCTGTACGCCATCCAGAAGATGGTGTTCGATCCGGACACCGCGGTGACCTCGCTGCCGGAGCTCGTGGAGGCGCTCATCTGCGACTGGGGCTATCGGATGGATGAGCCGTTCATCAGCACGCTCGCCGGCCCGGCGCGCATCGAGGGCAAGGCCGAGCGGTTCAAGAAGCTGCGGGAGGTCGCCATGGCGCTGCCCAGGTACGGCCGTGGCCACCAGGAGCTCGACGGCATGGGCAACGAGCTGCTCCGGCGCATCGCGGAGACGTCGGTGCGCGTCTTCACCGAGCCGGCGGCTCCCACCGCCCAGAAGATGGTGGAGCTCGCGCGACGGCTCGGAACGCCAGACAAGCCCTTCGGCGGGTTCCAGGTCCAACCGGGAGTGGGCACCTTCGAGAACTACCTCGAGTTCGGCGCCATGTTCGGGGCCTCGGCGGATGGCCGGCGCCTCGGGGAGACGCTCGCCTCGGACCTGAGCCCGTCGCCTGGCTTCGCGGATCAACCCGTGTCACACCAGGTGGCGGGCTTCATGCAGGCGCTCTCGGGCTACACGGGGCAGGGCGTGGATGCCTTCACGAGCGGCGCTCCCACGGACTTCAACATCCGCGAGGAGTTCCCCGTCGTCTCGCTCCAGCGGGTGCTCGCCGCGTTCGCCGAGGGCAGGGGCTCCAACATCCTGACGGTGACGTGCGCCAACCCCGAGACCTTCGCGGAGGCCACGCGAAGCCCGGAGAAGTACGATCTGCTGCGCGTGCGAATGGGCGGCTGGTCGGAGTTCTTCGTGGCCATGTTCCCGGGACACCAGGCCCAGCACCAGCGGCGTCCCCTCAGCACGCCTGAAGACAGGAGCTGATCCGCGACGACTCCCAAGGATGGCACCCACGCGAGGAGGGTCCTCTCGCGCGGGTCTCTTCAGTTCCCGGGTACCAGCCTCGTCACCCAGAACGCGTCCGGCACTTTCGCCGCCGTGCCCTTCAGCAACCTGTCGCGCAGCCGGGCCTCGGTCACCCAGATGCGGCCATTCGATTCCACCGTGAGGTTGACGGGAGACTCCATGCTGGAGGCCAGCACCTCGATGGGTCT from Archangium lipolyticum encodes the following:
- a CDS encoding pyruvate formate lyase family protein; this translates as MAERMMRLSSEPPKTLLEAAQLLFTVHSSLHLIGEPTAIGRLDQLLFPFYERDVANGLLDDEAQEIIDCFWIKIGEKVQLNRQFVEDHQPYGNLAMGGMSGNYPQGAANNQWIQQVTVGGTVADETPGEGKPAYNRVTLLCLRAARRLPLNAPCLSLRVRKDIPPEYLHEASLALLSGGAHPILLSDEKFIPGLLHSGDNVGNGTGETAFTPVVDKAAGAWRSEVALQAARDYACDGCYEPQLVGQNWFTLGGMSVLQPLEAALNEGKSWTTAGPMYFRGQRVSFTSPPPKEIRSFEQLLALFFQHLSWMYAKQVDGLLGVFGTMSAVCPSPLLSVFIDDCLDKGVDLYEGGARYNIVAPCFTGCSTVINSLYAIQKMVFDPDTAVTSLPELVEALICDWGYRMDEPFISTLAGPARIEGKAERFKKLREVAMALPRYGRGHQELDGMGNELLRRIAETSVRVFTEPAAPTAQKMVELARRLGTPDKPFGGFQVQPGVGTFENYLEFGAMFGASADGRRLGETLASDLSPSPGFADQPVSHQVAGFMQALSGYTGQGVDAFTSGAPTDFNIREEFPVVSLQRVLAAFAEGRGSNILTVTCANPETFAEATRSPEKYDLLRVRMGGWSEFFVAMFPGHQAQHQRRPLSTPEDRS
- a CDS encoding calcium-binding protein, whose product is MRPITPRRIVTTFVVSSALLGGSLPAAAQTGPAAAAAAPNGTTTSDAAQGLRYTGGAGANRITVVTIPGDRFLVSDTSPITAGPGCTPTTVGGGLFAVSCLAPRTPNGQVFKPFRVDAGGGDDVVNNSSAAPMRATGGPGNDTLNGGFLGDNLSDGNGRDTLRGHGGDDTLSTDFGPNDGLSDVLDGGDGADDLRAGPGNDRLIGGAGDDTLRGGAGADVFDGGPGAHDAVVYLDNAHDNYVRLVASIDNTDNDGIATFGPPVEKDNILDSVEDLFGGRGPDVLVGNDGPNRLQGNLGNDVLVGNKGADVLRGGPDNDTLATNDLFGVPQPDGAIDTADGGSGTDTCHVPANEGDVRISCENIDTD